The Rhododendron vialii isolate Sample 1 chromosome 5a, ASM3025357v1 genome contains a region encoding:
- the LOC131326707 gene encoding uncharacterized protein LOC131326707 isoform X1, with amino-acid sequence MAVKSKKAEQSPLHKESTKAPRSWPDLPTQPLTILARNSTLMQNISYGGNVTKSYRLPPRQCNPIEKSPFPRLSINDDGQTDRCHDDFQYLPDIFNITFRVGHLRWFGRRPPCRYSADYFVGYSQGMLVARGGVEPSDRYYLWDPIDRVCGMLPLWDVSVPFKHVALSSSPKDHKSICTVMVLTGIKRPAFAFCDLRGGIQKPTFSFRDLREAGNKYAWFQQDSTLVEPHSSNHPLMQFTNAIGLEGKFYALSLQGILAVMEKIDSHFRITSLGTNRAVPSVHAMHFKEYLIESNGEILLVFLVSRKSIHRVENVEVYRLRFDRLSWVKMESIGDRTLFVGTNCCMSVNASKIGCKVDCIYFSNQTVGEWLVYDMERGSISPGWENYDSSTRAPVR; translated from the exons ATGGCTGTGAAGTCAAAGAAAGCAGAGCAATCCCCATTACACAAAGAATCCACAAAAGCCCCAAGGTCCTGGCCAGATCTCCCTACCCAACCACTAACCATACTTGCAAGGAACTCAACACTTATGCAGAACATTAGCTATGGGGGCAATGTTACCAAGTCATATAGACTACCACCAAGACAATGCAACCCCATTGAAAAATCACCATTTCCTCGGCTATCCATCAATGACGACGGTCAAACTGACAGATGTCACGATGATTTTCAATACTTACCTGACATTTTCAACATCACTTTTCGTGTCGGACACTTGAGGTGGTTTGGAAGACGGCCACCATGTCGTTATTCTGCTGACTATTTTGTAGGGTACTCTCAAGGTATGCTTGTTGCTAGAGGAGGAGTTGAGCCGTCCGATCGGTACTATCTTTGGGATCCTATTGATAGAGTTTGTGGGATGCTTCCACTTTGGGATGTTAGTGTTCCTTTTAAACATGTTGCCCTTTCTTCATCTCCTAAAGATCACAAAAGTATTTGCACTGTGATGGTTCTAACAG GCATTAAAAGACCGGCTTTCGCATTTTGTGACCTAAGAGGAG GCATTCAAAAACCGACTTTCTCATTTCGTGACCTAAGAGAAGCAGGTAATAAATATGCATGGTTCCAGCAAGACAGCACCCTTGTGGAGCCTCACTCTTCAAACCACCCACTCATGCAATTCACCAATGCCATTGGATTGGAAGGAAAGTTCTATGCATTGAGTTTGCAAGGAATTCTTGCAGTTATGGAAAAAATCGATTCTCATTTCAGAATCACAAGTTTAGGCACAAACAGGGCTGTTCCCAGTGTTCATGCAATGCATTTCAAGGAATATTTGATTGAATCCAATGGGGaaattttgttggttttcttaGTCTCTAGGAAATCTATTCATAGGGTGGAAAATGTGGAGGTTTATCGGCTTCGGTTCGATAGACTCTCATGGGTGAAAATGGAGAGCATTGGGGATAGAACATTGTTTGTGGGGACTAATTGTTGTATGTCGGTTAATGCAAGCAAAATAGGATGCAAGGTAGATTGCATATATTTTAGCAATCAAACAGTTGGTGAGTGGTTGGTatatgatatggagagaggAAGCATCTCACCTGGTTGGGAAAACTATGATTCTAGTACAAGAGCTCCAGTGAGATGA
- the LOC131326707 gene encoding uncharacterized protein LOC131326707 isoform X2 → MAVKSKKAEQSPLHKESTKAPRSWPDLPTQPLTILARNSTLMQNISYGGNVTKSYRLPPRQCNPIEKSPFPRLSINDDGQTDRCHDDFQYLPDIFNITFRVGHLRWFGRRPPCRYSADYFVGYSQGMLVARGGVEPSDRYYLWDPIDRVCGMLPLWDVSVPFKHVALSSSPKDHKSICTVMVLTGIKRPAFAFCDLRGGNKYAWFQQDSTLVEPHSSNHPLMQFTNAIGLEGKFYALSLQGILAVMEKIDSHFRITSLGTNRAVPSVHAMHFKEYLIESNGEILLVFLVSRKSIHRVENVEVYRLRFDRLSWVKMESIGDRTLFVGTNCCMSVNASKIGCKVDCIYFSNQTVGEWLVYDMERGSISPGWENYDSSTRAPVR, encoded by the exons ATGGCTGTGAAGTCAAAGAAAGCAGAGCAATCCCCATTACACAAAGAATCCACAAAAGCCCCAAGGTCCTGGCCAGATCTCCCTACCCAACCACTAACCATACTTGCAAGGAACTCAACACTTATGCAGAACATTAGCTATGGGGGCAATGTTACCAAGTCATATAGACTACCACCAAGACAATGCAACCCCATTGAAAAATCACCATTTCCTCGGCTATCCATCAATGACGACGGTCAAACTGACAGATGTCACGATGATTTTCAATACTTACCTGACATTTTCAACATCACTTTTCGTGTCGGACACTTGAGGTGGTTTGGAAGACGGCCACCATGTCGTTATTCTGCTGACTATTTTGTAGGGTACTCTCAAGGTATGCTTGTTGCTAGAGGAGGAGTTGAGCCGTCCGATCGGTACTATCTTTGGGATCCTATTGATAGAGTTTGTGGGATGCTTCCACTTTGGGATGTTAGTGTTCCTTTTAAACATGTTGCCCTTTCTTCATCTCCTAAAGATCACAAAAGTATTTGCACTGTGATGGTTCTAACAG GCATTAAAAGACCGGCTTTCGCATTTTGTGACCTAAGAGGAG GTAATAAATATGCATGGTTCCAGCAAGACAGCACCCTTGTGGAGCCTCACTCTTCAAACCACCCACTCATGCAATTCACCAATGCCATTGGATTGGAAGGAAAGTTCTATGCATTGAGTTTGCAAGGAATTCTTGCAGTTATGGAAAAAATCGATTCTCATTTCAGAATCACAAGTTTAGGCACAAACAGGGCTGTTCCCAGTGTTCATGCAATGCATTTCAAGGAATATTTGATTGAATCCAATGGGGaaattttgttggttttcttaGTCTCTAGGAAATCTATTCATAGGGTGGAAAATGTGGAGGTTTATCGGCTTCGGTTCGATAGACTCTCATGGGTGAAAATGGAGAGCATTGGGGATAGAACATTGTTTGTGGGGACTAATTGTTGTATGTCGGTTAATGCAAGCAAAATAGGATGCAAGGTAGATTGCATATATTTTAGCAATCAAACAGTTGGTGAGTGGTTGGTatatgatatggagagaggAAGCATCTCACCTGGTTGGGAAAACTATGATTCTAGTACAAGAGCTCCAGTGAGATGA